A window from Chelmon rostratus isolate fCheRos1 chromosome 13, fCheRos1.pri, whole genome shotgun sequence encodes these proteins:
- the slc5a3b gene encoding sodium/myo-inositol cotransporter — MGPGMEAADIAVVALYFILVLVIGFLAMWKANRSTVSGYFLAGRSMTWIVIGASLFVSNIGSEHFIGLAGSGAASGFAVGAWEFNALLLLQLLGWVFVPVYIHSGVYTMPEYLSKRYGGNRLKVYFAFLSVLLYIFTKLSVDLYAGALFIQESLGWNLYLSIVLLISMTALLTVTGGLVAVMYTDALQAVLMIGGALTLTTISLVKVGGLEGVRNKYMQAVPNVSAIMASGNFTYSPSCRIEPKPDSLRILRGPLDEDIPWPGFILGQTPASIWYWCADQVIVQRVLAAKNIAHAKCSTLMAGFLKILPMFLIVIPGMISRILFADEIACIGPEHCMAVCGSQAGCSNIAYPRLVMAVMPVGLRGLMMAVMIAALMSDLDSIFNSSSTIFTLDIYQTFRRKASQRELLIVGRIFVVLMVGISIAWVPVIIEMQGGQTYLYIQEVAGYLTPPIAALFLLGVFWKRCNERGAFWGGMTGFTLGTLRLILAFIYRQPRCDQPDDRPAFIVDVHYMYFAAGLFWISGLVAVVVSLCNSPPDEEQVRTTTVWGLRSVEMIPMKDQEEMHRLTEKSHSNGDGSLHKEMPPDVRKERCLDGVNVRLLVPSTDHDPATPSTETTPATTPAEQFGNVRMEMIRTEDGYHGNGETNRCMRSMEWFCGCKEGAQSAQQKVAQEDARVIAEMLYEPPRVKFLLNLGLVFVCTVGIFMFVYFSL, encoded by the coding sequence ATGGGTCCTGGAATGGAAGCAGCGGACATAGCTGTGGTAGCACTGTATTTTATCCTAGTGCTAGTCATTGGGTTTCTTGCAATGTGGAAAGCCAATCGCAGCACTGTGAGTGGCTACTTCCTGGCCGGACGCTCCATGACGTGGATTGTGATAGGTGCATCGCTCTTCGTCAGCAACATTGGCAGTGAACATTTCATAGGCCTGGCTGGGTCAGGAGCAGCAAGTGGCTTTGCTGTTGGAGCATGGGAATTCAATGCACTTCTACTTCTGCAGCTGCTTGGCTGGGTGTTTGTCCCAGTGTATATCCACTCGGGAGTCTACACCATGCCTGAGTACCTGTCGAAACGCTATGGTGGGAACAGGCTAAAGGTCTACTTtgcctttttgtctgtgttactTTACATTTTTACCAAGCTGTCGGTGGACTTGTATGCTGGAGCACTCTTTATTCAGGAGTCCCTGGGGTGGAACCTTTATTTGTCTATCGTCCTGCTTATCAGTATGACTGCACTCCTCACTGTCACTGGTGGATTGGTGGCAGTAATGTACACGGATGCACTTCAGGCAGTGTTGATGATTGGTGGAgccctaaccttaaccaccATCAGCCTAGTCAAAGTTGGTGGGCTAGAGGGTGTCCGAAATAAGTATATGCAGGCAGTTCCCAATGTTTCCGCGATAATGGCTTCTGGAAACTTCACCTATTCTCCTTCCTGTCGCATTGAGCCTAAACCAGACTCGCTACGCATCCTTCGAGGTCCCCTGGATGAAGACATCCCATGGCCAGGCTTCATTCTTGGCCAGACCCCTGCATCTATTTGGTACTGGTGTGCAGACCAGGTCATTGTTCAGAGAGTACTAGCAGCTAAAAACATTGCTCATGCTAAGTGCTCTACACTTATGGCTGGATTTCTCAAGATTCTGCCCATGTTTCTAATAGTCATTCCAGGAATGATCTCTCGCATCTTGTTTGCAGACGAGATTGCCTGCATTGGGCCAGAGCATTGTATGGCTGTCTGTGGTTCTCAGGCCGGCTGCTCAAACATTGCCTACCCGCGGCTGGTCATGGCAGTGATGCCTGTGGGACTCAGGGGTCTGATGATGGCAGTTATGATCGCTGCTCTGATGAGTGATCTGGACTCGATCTTCAACAGTTCAAGCACCATCTTCACACTGGACATCTACCAGACTTTTCGAAGGAAGGCATCTCAGCGCGAGCTGCTGATTGTGGGTCGCATATTTGTTGTGTTGATGGTGGGAATCAGCATTGCCTGGGTCCCTGTTATTATTGAAATGCAAGGTGGACAGACATACCTCTACATCCAGGAAGTTGCTGGCTACCTCACTCCACCAATTGCCGCCCTCTTCTTGCTAGGTGTGTTCTGGAAACGGTGCAATGAGAGAGGTGCATTTTGGGGAGGCATGACAGGTTTCACACTTGGTACCCTACGACTGATCCTAGCCTTCATTTACCGCCAGCCTCGCTGTGACCAGCCAGATGATAGGCCTGCCTTCATTGTCGATGTACACTACATGTATTTTGCCGCTGGGCTGTTCTGGATTTCAGGATTGGTGGCGGTGGTGGTCAGCCTCTGCAACTCTCCGCCAGACGAGGAGCAGGTTCGCACCACCACAGTCTGGGGCCTCCGCAGCGTTGAAATGATTCCCATGAAGGACCAAGAGGAAATGCACAGGCTGACTGAGAAAAGCCATAGTAATGGTGATGGAAGCCTCCATAAAGAAATGCCCCCAGATGTCAGAAAGGAGAGGTGTTTGGATGGGGTGAATGTCAGACTCCTGGTCCCATCGACTGACCATGACCCAGCCACACCTAGTACAGAGACGACCCCTGCCACCACCCCTGCGGAACAATTTGGCAATGTAAGGATGGAGATGATCAGAACTGAGGACGGCTACCATGGTAATGGGGAGACTAACAGATGTATGCGTTCAATGGAATGGTTTTGTGGATGTAAGGAAGGAGCACAGAGTGCACAGCAGAAAGTAGCACAGGAGGACGCAAGAGTCATCGCAGAGATGCTGTATGAGCCACCTAGAGTTAAATTTCTCCTCAACTTGGGTCTGGTATTCGTCTGCACTGTGGGCAtcttcatgtttgtttatttctcacTGTAG